ATATGATCAAAGTAGGTGATGGATTGGTGAAAACAGAAGCAGTCCTTGGTAAACCAACTGAAAAATCAATTGATCCAAGTGGAACTGTCATGACTTGGTACTTTGCTGAAGATCGAGATGTTCCAGACCAGTACTACACTCTCAAAGAAAAACCAGAAACTGTAGAGAAGTTTTTAAAGTTAACATTTGATCCTAAAAACAAAATCACTGCCAAAGACTTCAAACTATAATTGAATTAAGGTCCTTCCGATTCTTCTTCGTTTTCTTGGTCGGTAGGGGCTGGGAATGGAAAACCAGGGAAACTTGGTTTTTCCTTTCCTTCCACATCATCATCTAACAAATCAACGGTGGTAAATCCTAACAAAAAATCAAACGCTTCGGCAATATTAAATCCAACCCTTGCTCCTCCATACACACCACCTACTACTTCGACGTTCCATGAATAACCGGGAGGGTAACCAAATGGTTTTAAATCTTCTTTGGGAAGGTAAATTAAAAATTCTTTCTGGCCAGTGCTTGCAACTATGTCTTTTGTAAGTTCTCGTCTGAAGTGTTCTTTTTTTCTGGCCTTTCTATCTTTGACTGGATCGTAAAAATAAGAATAATATCTCATTTTATAACTTTTTAAATTGGACCTTTCATCATTCGTGAGAGGAATACCTTTTTTATCCACAAGCCAATTGCCTTTTGCATCAAGGACGGGTGAACCAGAATGGAAACTTTCTCCACCTAAGATACCAAAGACGAGTTGTTGGGAATGATACCCCCCTATTTCTCCACCTCTGATTCCAACACCACGACCTAAATCACGTTTTCCCATTTCTGATTCACCACCCTGGAAAACAAATCCAATCGGAAGAGGCCCTACTTTAACAGCTGCTCCATACATCGGAGTCTCAGCTCCTACTGTGACTATATCTTTTAGATCATTTTTACGATTTTTCCAATAGGTAGCACAGTTGACTGTTAATACGAGGCAAATGATTGGGCCGATGAAACGCATTCTTTTCCAATTTTTTTCATTTTCTACTTTTCGGAATCAAAAAAACAAACTTTTTGGGAAGATATGGCTTCTTTTGAAGATTTTCCCATGATTGAAGTAAAAAAAATGAACGAAACAGAGGTTCGCCTTTTCAGTTTGTTGTTCAACCTTTTACGCGAACCCAAAGGAATTAGTTTCCAGAAATTTCGCAACATCATGCCACGTTTTTATAAAAACGAAGACATCGAATCGGATCGTAAAAAATTATACCGTGACCTAAACCAATTAAAGAGCCTTGGATTTAATATCAAAGTGGCTCAATATGGATACCAATCTGAAGACTTTTTTCCTTATTACATTGAAAAAGAATCGATTGATCGTTCCTTAAAATTTTCCAAAGAAGAATTAGAATATTTATCCAAAGTTTTATTTAGTTCCGAGTTATCAAAAGAACTCATTAGTTTGTCTCAAAAACTATTTTCTCATCATTTGGATTTAATTCCCAATCTAACAAAACAAATTGTTCCTATTGATTCTGAAGAAAATTCTGTTGATACAACCAATACAGAAAAAATCCTACAAGCGATCAAAGACAAACGAGCAATCACCATTGTATATGGCTATGACGAAAAAGAAAGAACCATTGAACCATATAGATTGATTCGAAAAAACACAACAGACTTTTATGTGTTAGCCTATGACCGAGGTAAAAAATCCCTACGTCGTTTTATACTTCCCAGAATCACAGTGAAAAAAGAAACCAAAGAAGAGTTTTTTTCGAATTTGAAAATCTCGAAGGAAGATTTAAATTTTCATCCTCTTTCTCTAAAAGTTCATCCAGAGACAGAAATCAATTTTACGATCCAAGAAAATTATGAAGATAGATGGATGTCTTTTTTGGAAGGAACAGAATACGAAAAAATTGAAAACAAATACAAAGTGATAACAACAAATCAAAATGCTTTGTTCCAATTTTTTGTCATTTTACCTGAAGCATTGGTTGAATGTAGTGCCGAATGGAAAACTTCATTTGCCAAGTATGTAAATGAATGGGAAAATTTATACCAACTCGTTTGATAACCCTTTGACTCCCATTACAAAATCCTTATACTTACAAGCTCTTAAATGTCAAAATGCATTCCATTTGATCCGTGAAGGAGTCATACAAAAACCAAATACGGCATCCTTTGGTGGATATTTGGAATGGGGAGATTTTCTTTCCTTGTGCAAAGGATTATTCCCAGACACACCAACTGTAGAAAAGTCGACTAACAGAGAAGAGTCGATTGAGATATCGGCAAATTATTTAAAACAAAATATTTCACATTTTGGATCACAACTCCGATTCCAAAACTTTGTTGGCAGTGTCGAATTGATGGAATACGATAAGGAAAGGGATGGTTGGATCCTTTGGGATTTTCGTCCGATTGGTTCCATCAAACAAGACATCCTTCGGTCTTTTTTCTTTTACCAAAAATTGGTGGAAGGATTAGGATACCGTGTCCTTGGATTTAAACTCATTCGTATCCAAACTAAATTTGTGTACAAAGGGGGAGAAATACCGTCTGAAGATTATTTACTCATTGATGATGTAACTCCCCGAATGGAATCAGGGTTTGGTGTGAGAGAAGAAGAATGGAATCTATTTTTACAAACCATTCAAACGGGAAACGAAGGAAATTTTCCTTATTCATTTCTAGAGAACAAACCAAGTTGCCGTTCCTTAAAGACATGTTTGTCACCATCCCACTGCGCCAAAGGAAAAGAGGCCGCGAAGGAAATTTTTGATTACCGTGATAGTTCTGAGTTGGCAAAACAATGGTTTCAATCAGGGTACAGTTCGTACGAATCCGTCCCTGATTCAGAACTTTCTCCCATCCAAAAAATCCAAAAAGAGTCACATCGTTCAGGAACGGTTCATTTTGATACTGTGGCACTTTCACAATACCTATCTAATGTGACAAAATCTGTTGCCTTCCTTGATTTTGAATCCATCAATCCCTATCTACCAATTTACCCAGAGACAAAACCCTTCCAACACATCCCGTACTTATATTCCCTTCACATTTGGGACCAGGAAACGGATACTTTAACGCACAAAACGTACTTACATGATGATTTGGGAAGTGATCCTAGAAAGAATGTGATGGAACATCTACAAAATGACCTTCCAAAAGGCATTACCATCTTCTCGTTTAATGATTTTTTTGAAAAATTGATCATCCAAGAATCCGCATCCGTCTTTCCAGAATACTTAGAATTTTGGGATTCAATCAAATCGATGTTTATCGACCTAGCTTTGCCTTTTAAAAAACTTTGGATTTACCATCCTGGGCAAAATGGGAAGGCATCTCTCAAGGAAATCCTACCTTGTTTTAGTGACGAGAGCCATTTTGGACTTACAATCCGTGAAGGACAAGATGCCAATTACCAATATTTGAGATTGATAAAAAAGCAGGTGACAGCCGAAGAAAAAAAACGTGTTTTGGAGGATTTGATAGCTTACTGCAAATTAGATAGTTATGGTTTGTTTTTAATCTATAGAATGTTACAAGAAAGATTATCGGTTATTTAATGTTAGGTATCAAAAAATCAGTCGCACAGTTTGTCTTTTCCCTACCAGAGAATTGGATATCCACTCTCACACGAAAAAACAACACAAACGAAACCAATGTTTTGGACCCACGTTGTGCACTGGCATGTAACATTGCAAAGTACCTTCCTAAAATGGAACAAATGAGTCCCGAAAAAGCGAGAAAACACTACAGGGACCAAATGAAATTGTTTGAAGAAGCGGAATTCCCTATCGCTCATATCGAAGACAAACTCATCCCAACACCAAGTGCTTCTTTTATTCCCATCCGTGTGTACAATGCAAATCCACAAAAGAGAAACTTACCAACTGTTCTTTTTTTCCATGGTGGTGGACTCACAATCGGCAATTTGGAGACACATGATTCGTTTTGTCGCAAATTGTCCCATTACACAAAAAGTATTGTCATTGCTGTGGACTACAGGTTAGCACCCGAACACCCATATCCCGCTGCCCATGAAGATGCATGGCTTGCGTACCAATATGTCCGAAATTCTGCCTATATTTTCGGAGGCTCTCCTAAGGCCATTGCGGTCTGTGGTGACAGTGCAGGAGCCCTTCTTGCCACTACCCTTTGTTTACGTGCCAAAAAAAACAATGTGCAAGCACCCATTTACCAAGCATTACTCTACCCCATGCTTGATACTTCCAAAGAATCTGATACCTATGAACTCTTTGGTGAAAATTATGTCTTAACAAGATCTCTCATGCGATGGTTCATCCAAAATTATCTCCCCCAAACCAAGGACAGACTTCTCGTTCAGAATTCACCTGTTTTGGCGGAAACGAAAGAGTTAAAAGGTCTCCCTCCTACCTACATTGGCATTGCCGGTTTTGATCCTTTGCGAGAAGAGGCCGAAACCTATGCCAAACACCTCCAAACAGCAGGTGTCAAAGTGGAAGAAAGGCATTTTCCTTCCCTAGTGCATGGTTACATCCAGTTATCAGGCCTTATCCCCAAGGCAAAAGAAGCAGAAGATGACCTATTCCAGGCCTTATTGCGATTTTTTTCCCAAATAAAAATCTAACTCACTTCCATTCAAGAATCGACACAGAAAGATTCGATACTATAAAGGACAACATCTAGAGGTATGTCATGATGCTACGATTTTCCATTCTTCTCTGTTACTTTTTAGGAATGACTGCAGTTTTTGCAGAAAAACCAGCTTCCGCCACATTAAAGGAAAGGGAGTCCCAAAAACAAATCGACCTACAAAGGAAAAATGGTTTTGGGGACAACGAAATTGATACGTTACATGCAAGTATCATCGAAAACCTTCGTAAGATGAAAAAATTACAGGAGTTAGGTGTCGATAAAACAGCAGCCCAATACTTAGCACAAACTCCACAAGAACACAAAGAGTTATATAAAAAAGACAAAGATGGAAAACCGTATTTGGAAATCAAACTTCCACAAGGGCAATCCTACATCGATTGGCCTACTGTATTTTTATATGATGGCATTGCTTATATTTATCCCAAAGAGGATTTTAGTGACTTAGACAAAATCATTTTAGCATTCCGAAGAGTGAATGCAGATGGAACCATCCATGTCAAAGAAATGCGACGCCTCATAAACCCATCTCCAAGATCAGAAAGCCCAGAAAAAGATGAAAAAGGAGAAGCAAAATTAGATACCAACTCTGATATTCGATTGGAGTACTTTCGTTCTTTGACTTCTGATACCATTTGGCCAAATGATCCTGTACAAACTTCAGAAGCTGACATCGCGATGGTGTTAAACGACGAAAAAGATCCTCTTCCTTATGAGAAACAAAAACATATCATGATGTCTTATAAAAAGATGTTACGTAAAATTGCGAAACAAACTGCTTTTAAATTACGTAGTATTGAGTTGGATCAAAAACAAATGATCACAAAAATTTTGGATTATAATACTAACTAAATAAAGATCTAAGAACAAAACCTCAAGATTGTTGTTTTTCCCTTCGACTCATGAGGAGCTGCGAAATCGTTTGCTCCTCAGTCACATACTTCCTTTTTAAATAAGACAAAGCATTATTGATAAAACGAGGGACTTTTTTCTCGGCATCTAACAAATCCATTTTCGTTAACATCAATTCGTCGATGGTAGCGAGAGCCAAATTTCTTTGGCTCTGGTGTAATTCAAAATCGTCCTCGTCTTCTACAATCATGTTTCTTCTTGGAAACGGTTGGCCGCTTCAACTCCCCTCTCTTCATTTACAAATAAGTTAATGAGTAGTGATAAAAAGTAAAAGAAAGCAACAACCAGGAAGGCATTTCGTAAACTTACCAAGGTTTGGATGTAACCGAATAAAAAGAGCCCGAGTGCTGCTGCAATTTTTCCCGAAAGTCCCCACATCCCAAAAAACTCTCCTGATTTTGATTCTGGACTAAAAATACCAACAAGTGCCCTGGATGCCGATTGTGTGGACCCAAGCCCCATTCCCGCAAGAGAGGAAATAAAAACAAACACCCACTGAACAGTCCAATTTTTACCAAGGATACCATTTGCAAATGTTGTGAGATCATGAACGTAATAAATTAATCCGCAAGTCACGAGCCACAAAACAAGAGTAAGGTTAAAGGTTTTTTTAGCACCTATACTATCTTGGATCACACCAAATGCAAGTGCTCCAATTGCAGCAGAAATTTGAATGAAGATAAACATTGCTTGTTTGTGTTCTGCTTGGATATGAATTTCTTGGGATCCATAAATGAAGGCAAAAGAAATGACAATCGCAAGTGCAGCCATTGTAAAAAATAAGGAAACAAGATAGATCATCAAATCTTTGAAGTGAGTTGCATCCTTTAAGGTTTGGATCACTCGGTCTTTTCCAATTTTAAAATAATTTACCTTATGTGATACTCCAAGTGGGAGATGTGGTTCTTTTAAGAATAAAAATGTAGGAATCGCTGCGATTAAGAAAAAAATTGCAGTGTAAGGACCCACTAACTTTAGGTTATCGAAATTATCTAAGGTATAATCACCAAGAGTGGTGGCTAGGGCAACGGATCCAATTCCACCGAAGTAACCGATCCCCCATGCGTATCCCGAAATTTTTCCCAGATCCTCTTTGGATCCAAGGAAGGGTAAAAAACTGGATGCAAAATTTTCACCTGAAGCAAAGAAAAAATTGGAGAAAGCCACAAGCACCATTCCTAGCCAAATCATTCCTGGTTCTACATAATAGAGTAAAAAAGTGGCGACTACACAACCAATGTAACTAAAGAATAAGAATAATTTTTTCTTTGAACTATAGTCTGTGATGGCACCAAAGATGGGTCCTGTTGCAACTACAAATAAATAAGATGCTGCCAGAGCCCATGCCCAGAGAGTATTCCCGAGACGGAACGGATTGTCCGATCCAACTTCTGCTGGTACAACGAGTCTTGTGAAAATTTCACAATAAACGACACTGATAATGACTGTGGTATAAGATGAGTTCGCAAAATCAAACATACACCATCCGAAAATTTCACGGTTTTTTTTCTTTTTGGCTTCCGGGTTTTTGTCTAGGGACATAGAGGGTTTCAGAATTTTCCTTGGTTGAAAGTAATTAAAGAGTTTCCCTCCCTTTCGTAAATCTGTCAAATGATTAGTTCAGGTATGGATCCTTTCGATTTAAATTCCCTAATGAGACCAAAACGGGTCTGTTTATGTCGAATGGTAACGGAGGAAGATTTAGTCCGTGCCATCCATGCGGGTGCCGTAACCATGGAACAAATTAGAGAAACAACAAGAGCCTCTACCGGCTGCGGGACCTGTTCAATGCAGGTCTACCACATCCTCCAGCGCGAATTGCAGAATCTCTCTCGGAGGAAAATTTCATGAAATTATCGATTAATATGGCAATGACCTTGGATGGAAAGGTTGTTCGCCCCGATGGCCGATGGTATGGCCTCACTTCCAGTGAAGACAAAACCCAAATGGACGTTTACCGCTCCCAATCCGATGCAGTCCTCATTGGAAAAAACTCCATCATTAATGACAACCCGATCGTAAAAATCCGCGCAGTTCCCAATGCCTTAAACCCACGGCCTGTCATCCTTGTCCGAAAAGGAACCCTTCCACCAGACAAACATGTCTTCGAGGAATCTGACCACATCCCACTCATCATCTGCACAAAATCCAATTTAAAAGAAATCAAAACAAGTTTAGAGAACAAAGCAGAGATCTTTGCTTTGGATTCTGATGACATTGACCCGAAAAAAGTGACCGGGATCCTGAAACGAAAAGGATACAAAAACGTCCTCCTCGAAGGAGGCCCTAAACTCAATTTTTCCTTTTTGGAAGCTGATCTTGTGGACCGCATTTATATCACAGTAGTGCCTTATATCATTGGAAAAACAGGCCTTGCTGGAATTGCCGATAGGACCTCCGAACTTCCAGGTTTTGACAAACAGAATTGGACCCTAAAACAACATTTTGCCAAAGGAAACGAGATCTTTCTCGTGTACGAAAAAACTTGAGAAAAATTCTAAATTTTAGATTGACCCATTTCCCTATCATTAAGTAGTTTGATATTAAACTATTTAGCAATAAGAGGTTCTATGTTTTACAAATTGCTCGCAACCAACAAAGACATCACTCTCACGATCCTTCGTGTGACACTCGGTCTCGTCATTTTCCCACACGGAGCTCAAAAAGTTCTCGGATCATTCGGTGGATACGGATTCGAAGGAACCATGGGATTTTTCGGAAGTTTAGGAATCCCTTACATTTTTGGAGTACTTGCCATCGTTGCAGAATTTTTTGGCGCAATTGGACTCATCCTTGGACTTTTCACTCGCCTTGCAGCGTTTGGAATTGCATCCACTATGGTTGTAGCAGCAGTGCTTGTACACTTACCAAATGGTTTTTTTGTGAACAATAATGGTTACGGTTATGAGTACCATATCCTTGCAGTGGGTCTTGCGATTCCATTAATCATCAAAGGTGCTGGATCGTTCTCTTTAGATGACGTAATTGCACACAAAATTGAAGGATAATCTCATCCTTGTTGGTTAAAACTACTTAATAGTGTTAGCCAAACTTTAACCTCTCTGATTCCTTGTCTTAAATCCAATGATAAGGAATCGGAGATGACTCAAATCAATCTAACTACACTCCAAACACTTCTTCCAGAAGCAAAATTTTTAAATTCCGAAACCCTCTCTGCTGTTAACTTCACTGGTCTCACATCGTTGACACTTGCAGGTACAACTGATATTTCTTTTGTAGCTTCCAAAACATTTGTCAATGAAGCAAAAACTTCAAAAGCCTCCTTACTTATCGTATCATCTGAAACCGCAGACTCTCTAAGTGATAAAGCCTTGGTCGTTGTCCCAAAGGTAGAACTCGCAACTGCAAAGATCATTCGCTTATTTTTTCCAGAAAAACAACCTTCAGGAAAACGAAGTACAAACATAGCCATTGATCCTAGTGCGAAAGTGGGATCCAATACCGACATTGGACATTTTGTAACCATTGGAAAAGACAGTGTGATTGGGAACGACTGTATCATCGAAGACGGTGTCAAAATTGGAGATCGAGTTCACATTGGTGATGGTGCAAGGATTGGTAAAAATTGTGTTTTCTTTGATGATACCATCGTTGGAAAACGATTCATTGTATTTGGAAATTCCACTTTTGGTGGGGATGGATTTGGTTTTGTTTTTGCCGAAGGAAAACACAATAAAATTCCACAAGTGGGACGTGTTGTCATTGGTGATGATGTAGAAGTTGGAAGTAATTGTACAATCGATAGAGGTGCCCTAACAGATACAACCATCGGGAATGGATGTAAGTTTGATAATATGGTTCACGTTGCTCACAATTGTAAGGTGGGGGATCACGTGATCATCGCTGGCCAATCTGGCCTTGCAGGGAGTGTCACTTTAGGAAACAATGTGATCATTGGTGGAGCATGTGCCATTAGTGACCATTTAACACTGGTAGATGGTACTATCATCGCAGGTGGATCAAGTTTACGAACTTCACCAAAAACAAAAGATGTGTATGTGGGTTGGGATTTAGGACTTACTTACCCAGAATTCCAAAAATACCGAGTGAATATCAAAAACATTGTGAACCTAAACAAATGGCTCAAACGAATTGAGAATATTGAAAAAAAAGTGGGGATGGACGTTAAAGAATCTTAAAACTTTGTCCAATTCTTTCCAATAAAAACATCACAGCTTACGTGGTAGGCTGTGAATTAAAACTCTTAAAAGGATTTCATTGAGTACCAAGAGGTTTCTTGTAATATTTTGCCTTCCCATAATAAACTTCTGGAAACTTGCTGTCAGTTAATTTATAAGAATAACCATCAGCGAAAATTTCTGTAATGTGTAAGTAACTTCTTGAACTATATATCTTTTTCACAAAATCTGCATTTAAAAGTTCGTCTTTAACTTCCAATACTTTATACTCGGCAACACAAGGAGAAATCCACTTAACAGAAGACTTGATGAATTTATCTGGATACACTCGATAACTCACCTCTTCCCATTCATTTCTCACAACAATCAATTCACCTAAATCGACACTATAGGAGAAAATACCTTTGTGAAAAATATCACATTTTTTTTTACCAATTGATGCGTATACATCATCTGAAAAGTTCAATTGCATTGTTATCAAAAAGAAAATTATCAATCGTTTCATTGAGTATATGAGCATAACTTACTACACCATATCTTCTAGATTTAAGATACCGAATCCAAATACAATTGCACTCGGGATTTGACATCATCAATGATGGAAGGATGAGGGAACGATACAGAATTCCCTTCGGGATCGGCCCATTGGAACTCTGCTCCTTCTTTTTTGAGAAGGCTTAGGTAAAAAATGGGTGCTGGGTTACGACGGTTCCCCTCGATTCCACCTAACCTGAGTGTAATGGATCCCATATCAGAGACAACCCATTCAAAGATCTCACCTTCAATTTTGGTTTTCCACCGAATGGGGAATAAAAGTTCAGAATTTGGATCAAAATTTGTTTGGTGGTCTGAAATTGGAAAGTTTTCAGATAACCACTTATAGGCGATGATTGATAGTTCTTTTAATATCGGTAAATCGTTTAGACCAATGGAATTCATATATTTCTCAATTGCAATTTTGCTTGGTCCCAAAATCGATCAAGTTCCTCCAGAGAATAATCCTTTAAATTTTTGCCTGATTGTTCCACTAGACCTTCTAAGGTGCGAAACCTAGACTCAAATTTTTCATTGGCACGGCGAAGGCAAGTTTCTGGATCGATGGAGAGTTTTCGAGATAAATTGACGAGTAAAAAGAAAAGGTCACCTAACTCGTCTTCAATGTTTGGATCATATTTTAATTTTTTAGATTGGAGTGAACCTTGTTTTTGGAGTTCTACATCTAACTCACCAATTTCTTCTTGGAATTTTTGAAACACACCTGAAACAGTTGGCCAATCAAATCCATGTTTGGTGACTTTTGATTGGATTTTTTCTGATCGTTGGATGGCAGGGAGTGCTTTCGGAATTCCTGCAAGGATACTTCTGTCGGAACTATCGATTCCTTTATTCTCTTTTTCTTTTTGTTTTAATAGGTCCCATTGGGTAAGAACTTCTTCACCCGAACCAATTCTTTCTTTGTTTCCATAGACGTGAGGGTGGCGGTATACCAATTTTTGAAAGACATCATTTGCCACATCATCAAATGAAAACGCCCCTCGTTCCATTGCAAGTTGGCTATGGAAGGTGATTTGGAATAGTAAGTCTCCTAACTCCTCTCGTAAATGGGCATCATCACCACGTTCAATGGTATCAACCACTTCATACGTTTCTTCGAGTAAATGGGGGATGACTGAAGTATGGGTTTGTTCTTTGTCCCAAGGACAACCTTCTGGGCTACGAAGGTCACTGGTAAGTTTGAGTAGATTTTGGATCGGTGAATCAGAATTGGGAGGGTTCACTCTTTGTATTTTTTCCCGATCAACCAAGGAAGCAAACGCAAATTTTATCTTGCGAAAGCCCCCCCCCTTTACGAGTCTATCCCTATGTTCCAATCTCGAGTTTCTGTTGCCATCCTGATGGTGATTGCCACTGTCCTAAGTCGTATTTTACCGCACCCTCCCAATTTTACGCCTGTTTTGGCTGTTTCTCTTTTTTCTGGTGCCTATTTGACTGACAGAAAGTTAGCCCTAGTGGTTCCCATCCTTGCGATGTTTGTATCTGATTTATACCTCGGATTCCATGACCTAATGCCAGTTGTTTACGGATTTATGGTTCTTTCTGTTCTGTTTGGTAAACAAATCAAAACTTCAGTTTCAAAAGCATTTGGGTATACTTTGATTGGTTCCGTTGTTTTCTTTGTTGTGACAAACTTGGCTGTTTGGGCAACAAGTGGGATGTACAGTTTGAATGTTTCTGGTCTCAGAGAATGTTTTGTAATGGCGATTCCATTTTTCCAAAACTCAATTATGGGTGATTTCGTGTATTCAGGAATTCTGTTTGGAGCAATGGCTCTTCTCAATCGCACAGTTTTCCAAACAGCAAAACAAACAGCTTAGTTCATTTAAACTCATCCAAGATTCGGTGGACACGGTCCTTTGGTCCATCCGCCGAATTTCGAATCCTTTCCACTAATTTTAATCTCCCAACAAGTCCCTCTCGGTTTGCAATTTGTATCCCAAGCCCAGGTCGTGCATTCATTTCTAATAATAATGGACCCCTTGTTTCATCGAGAACAATGTCCACACCCAAATAACCAAGTCCAGACATATCATAACACCTAGAAGACATCTCTAATATAGAAATCCAATGAGGGATGACTCGTCCACTTAATGTCTGTTTTGTGTCTGGATGGATTTCAATGAGTTTGTCATTACATACTGAATGTGTTAGAGTTCCATTAACTAAGTTTACTCCAACACCTAATGCACCCTGGTGTAAATTTGCTCTACCGCCAGACTCCTTTGTTGGCAAACGTAACATTGCCATCACTGGGTAACCCAAATATACAATGACA
The sequence above is a segment of the Leptospira levettii genome. Coding sequences within it:
- the lpxD gene encoding UDP-3-O-(3-hydroxymyristoyl)glucosamine N-acyltransferase — encoded protein: MTQINLTTLQTLLPEAKFLNSETLSAVNFTGLTSLTLAGTTDISFVASKTFVNEAKTSKASLLIVSSETADSLSDKALVVVPKVELATAKIIRLFFPEKQPSGKRSTNIAIDPSAKVGSNTDIGHFVTIGKDSVIGNDCIIEDGVKIGDRVHIGDGARIGKNCVFFDDTIVGKRFIVFGNSTFGGDGFGFVFAEGKHNKIPQVGRVVIGDDVEVGSNCTIDRGALTDTTIGNGCKFDNMVHVAHNCKVGDHVIIAGQSGLAGSVTLGNNVIIGGACAISDHLTLVDGTIIAGGSSLRTSPKTKDVYVGWDLGLTYPEFQKYRVNIKNIVNLNKWLKRIENIEKKVGMDVKES
- a CDS encoding LIC_13241 domain-containing protein, coding for MNSIGLNDLPILKELSIIAYKWLSENFPISDHQTNFDPNSELLFPIRWKTKIEGEIFEWVVSDMGSITLRLGGIEGNRRNPAPIFYLSLLKKEGAEFQWADPEGNSVSFPHPSIIDDVKSRVQLYLDSVS
- a CDS encoding DUF6580 family putative transport protein, which codes for MFQSRVSVAILMVIATVLSRILPHPPNFTPVLAVSLFSGAYLTDRKLALVVPILAMFVSDLYLGFHDLMPVVYGFMVLSVLFGKQIKTSVSKAFGYTLIGSVVFFVVTNLAVWATSGMYSLNVSGLRECFVMAIPFFQNSIMGDFVYSGILFGAMALLNRTVFQTAKQTA
- the mazG gene encoding nucleoside triphosphate pyrophosphohydrolase; the protein is MNPPNSDSPIQNLLKLTSDLRSPEGCPWDKEQTHTSVIPHLLEETYEVVDTIERGDDAHLREELGDLLFQITFHSQLAMERGAFSFDDVANDVFQKLVYRHPHVYGNKERIGSGEEVLTQWDLLKQKEKENKGIDSSDRSILAGIPKALPAIQRSEKIQSKVTKHGFDWPTVSGVFQKFQEEIGELDVELQKQGSLQSKKLKYDPNIEDELGDLFFLLVNLSRKLSIDPETCLRRANEKFESRFRTLEGLVEQSGKNLKDYSLEELDRFWDQAKLQLRNI